The Salinispora tropica CNB-440 genome has a window encoding:
- a CDS encoding choice-of-anchor M domain-containing protein, giving the protein MTSGWARRRTRVRGLLPRCALAVLVALTTAPAAAAAKEPTPGLSQSIAADQPLATGRAELGAGHIDLGPRYVNDRWTLLIHDGTQAQPVWRDPDETVLRVSDAALQTVPDDPAYAFLGVDAGKQVYVVPQVQNPDVVWLGWNTQDPRVMQSIDRGVTLSLLGVDGPGTLTTYLQSGNFAAPEPLWRSVEPKAQPFWAEVNTHTHANWVFTAPGVYLIAVQVSANLIGGETVSATRMLRFAVGDGTSVDEAYAATADVPGSAEQASPASDRAEDGKPAGESTTLLLAVMVALTVLLATGLVLLLLRGRRAKRQAEREGGTSLSGGDR; this is encoded by the coding sequence GTGACATCTGGATGGGCACGACGCCGCACCCGCGTACGCGGACTACTTCCACGCTGCGCGCTCGCGGTGCTGGTCGCGCTGACGACGGCGCCGGCTGCCGCTGCGGCGAAGGAGCCCACCCCGGGGCTCAGCCAGTCGATCGCCGCCGACCAGCCGCTCGCCACCGGTCGGGCAGAACTCGGTGCCGGACACATCGACCTCGGCCCTCGCTACGTCAATGACCGGTGGACGCTACTGATCCACGACGGCACACAGGCGCAGCCGGTGTGGCGTGACCCCGACGAGACGGTGTTGCGGGTGTCCGACGCCGCGCTTCAGACCGTTCCGGACGATCCGGCGTACGCGTTCCTCGGCGTTGACGCCGGCAAGCAGGTGTACGTGGTGCCGCAGGTCCAGAACCCCGACGTCGTCTGGCTCGGCTGGAACACCCAGGACCCCCGGGTGATGCAGAGCATCGACCGTGGGGTCACCCTCTCCTTGCTGGGCGTGGATGGCCCGGGAACCCTCACGACGTACCTGCAGTCGGGGAACTTCGCGGCCCCAGAACCGCTGTGGCGCTCCGTCGAGCCGAAGGCACAGCCTTTCTGGGCCGAGGTCAACACCCATACCCACGCCAACTGGGTTTTCACCGCACCAGGCGTCTACCTGATCGCGGTGCAGGTATCCGCCAACCTGATTGGCGGTGAGACAGTGTCAGCAACCCGCATGTTGCGCTTCGCCGTGGGCGACGGCACCAGCGTCGACGAGGCGTATGCCGCCACCGCGGACGTCCCCGGGTCGGCGGAACAGGCGTCGCCGGCCAGCGACCGTGCCGAGGATGGCAAGCCGGCCGGCGAGTCCACGACTCTGCTCCTCGCCGTGATGGTGGCGCTAACGGTCCTGCTCGCCACCGGCCTGGTGCTTCTGCTGCTGCGGGGACGCAGGGCCAAGCGGCAGGCTGAGCGAGAAGGCGGGACCTCGCTGTCCGGAGGTGACCGTTGA
- a CDS encoding anchored repeat-type ABC transporter ATP-binding subunit translates to MSELEVDQLDVDLGGRPVLRDIHLRLDRGELVGLLGPNGAGKTTLLRAILALTAVRAGRVLVGGKPSRPGRCEIGYVPQRHEFTWDFPISVEQAVMSGRTGRMGLFRRPGVADWRAVGDALDRVQLTELRRRPVGELSGGQRQRVLVARALALAPRVLLLDEPFTGLDMPTQELLGDLFTSLAGEEHAVLMTTHDLVAAVDTCSRLVLLNGRIIADGHPADLQDAALWTTTFGVSDTSPLLKLVKAI, encoded by the coding sequence TTGAGCGAGCTCGAGGTTGATCAGCTGGACGTGGACCTTGGTGGTCGACCGGTCCTGCGGGACATCCACCTGCGCCTGGACCGGGGTGAGCTGGTCGGCCTCCTCGGTCCGAACGGTGCCGGTAAGACCACCCTGCTCCGCGCGATCTTGGCGCTGACCGCTGTCCGCGCCGGCCGGGTGCTGGTGGGGGGCAAGCCGTCGCGTCCCGGCCGCTGCGAGATCGGCTACGTCCCCCAGCGCCACGAGTTCACCTGGGACTTTCCCATCTCTGTCGAGCAGGCCGTGATGAGTGGCCGGACCGGCCGCATGGGGCTGTTCCGCCGCCCTGGCGTCGCCGACTGGCGGGCCGTCGGTGACGCTCTGGACCGGGTACAGCTCACTGAGCTGCGTCGCCGACCGGTCGGCGAGTTGTCTGGTGGGCAACGCCAACGCGTCCTGGTCGCTCGCGCTCTCGCGCTCGCGCCGCGGGTCCTCCTGCTCGATGAGCCGTTTACCGGGCTGGACATGCCCACCCAGGAACTACTGGGTGACTTGTTCACGAGTCTGGCCGGTGAGGAGCACGCGGTACTGATGACCACCCATGACCTCGTAGCCGCGGTGGACACCTGTAGCCGCCTGGTCCTGCTCAACGGTCGGATCATCGCCGACGGACACCCGGCGGACCTGCAAGACGCCGCGCTGTGGACGACGACTTTCGGCGTGAGTGACACCTCCCCGCTACTGAAGCTCGTGAAGGCGATCTGA
- a CDS encoding anchored repeat-type ABC transporter permease subunit: protein MSITDFLTDLFNPNLAFLPKALAIAVMSSIVCGVVGCYVVLRGMAFIGDAVAHAVFPGIAVAFVLQGSLVLGGAVAGVATALLIAIFSQNRRVKEDSIIGVFLVGAFALGIVIISQAPGYAGSLQQFLFGSITGIADRDLYVVGGAGLVILGLVLALHKEFVAVCLDREMSRSMGLSVFWLDIVLYVLVTLAVVISLQTIGTILVLALLITPAAAARLLTDRLGVMMLLAPVIGGSAAVVGLYLSWSYDTPVGGTIVLIATAVFLAAWLLAPRHGLLTKRWRRVSGKDLAGSARPSSLSNPSSRQEPSPASR from the coding sequence ATGTCGATCACTGATTTCCTCACCGACCTGTTCAACCCCAACCTTGCGTTCCTGCCGAAGGCCTTGGCGATCGCGGTCATGTCAAGCATTGTCTGCGGTGTCGTGGGCTGCTATGTGGTCCTGCGGGGCATGGCCTTCATCGGCGACGCCGTGGCCCACGCGGTCTTCCCGGGAATCGCGGTCGCCTTCGTCCTGCAGGGCAGTCTGGTCCTGGGCGGAGCGGTCGCCGGGGTCGCCACCGCACTGCTGATCGCGATCTTTTCGCAGAATCGACGCGTCAAGGAAGACTCGATCATCGGTGTCTTCCTGGTTGGCGCGTTCGCCCTCGGCATTGTGATCATCTCACAGGCTCCGGGGTACGCCGGATCCCTGCAACAGTTCCTGTTTGGCTCGATCACCGGCATTGCCGACCGGGACCTCTACGTCGTCGGTGGTGCCGGCCTGGTCATTCTCGGCCTGGTACTCGCTCTGCACAAGGAATTCGTCGCAGTCTGCCTCGACCGCGAGATGTCGCGCTCGATGGGGCTTTCGGTCTTCTGGCTCGACATCGTGCTCTACGTTTTGGTCACCCTCGCCGTGGTGATCTCTCTGCAGACGATCGGAACCATCCTCGTCCTCGCTTTGTTGATCACCCCTGCGGCGGCGGCTCGTCTACTCACCGACCGACTCGGCGTGATGATGCTGCTCGCCCCGGTGATCGGCGGCTCGGCAGCGGTCGTTGGCCTGTATCTGTCCTGGAGCTACGACACGCCGGTTGGTGGCACGATCGTTCTGATTGCCACGGCCGTCTTCCTCGCTGCCTGGTTGCTTGCCCCTCGACACGGCCTCTTGACCAAGCGATGGCGGCGGGTGAGTGGGAAGGATCTCGCTGGTAGTGCCCGCCCTTCGTCGCTGTCCAACCCCAGTTCTCGCCAGGAGCCATCACCGGCTTCGCGGTAG
- a CDS encoding choice-of-anchor M domain-containing protein has protein sequence MRKPIRLLLTSGAVTAAMLVAAPPAQASPVTFSSGHIDLVDIAYEDGELELGVHDEDNDVEYATDDVRVIVKRQAEVTVPNDPAFGFLGTPGVSTVWILPEIQNTDLVWPGVATEEVEAGVFTDDELTLTMQSVHGPGELALYTENAVGQPNVIVDSGDGLPDTIALTAGDHQHANWAFDRAGTYCITFHATGTLADTGQQVSSETVTLRVVVRG, from the coding sequence GTGCGTAAGCCCATCCGCCTGCTGCTCACCTCCGGGGCGGTGACCGCGGCAATGCTCGTGGCAGCGCCACCAGCGCAGGCCTCACCGGTGACGTTCAGCTCCGGACACATCGATCTGGTCGACATCGCCTACGAGGACGGCGAGCTGGAGCTCGGTGTCCACGACGAGGACAACGACGTCGAGTACGCCACCGACGACGTCAGGGTCATCGTCAAGCGGCAGGCTGAGGTGACGGTCCCGAACGACCCCGCCTTCGGATTCCTCGGCACCCCCGGTGTGTCGACGGTGTGGATCCTGCCCGAGATCCAGAACACCGACCTCGTGTGGCCTGGCGTCGCCACCGAAGAGGTCGAGGCCGGCGTCTTCACCGACGACGAGCTCACCCTCACGATGCAGTCGGTCCACGGTCCCGGGGAACTTGCCCTCTACACCGAAAACGCGGTCGGGCAGCCCAACGTTATCGTCGACAGTGGTGACGGTCTGCCCGACACCATCGCCCTGACCGCCGGCGACCACCAGCACGCCAACTGGGCCTTCGACCGCGCCGGCACCTACTGCATCACGTTCCACGCCACCGGCACCCTCGCCGACACCGGGCAGCAGGTCAGCAGCGAGACGGTTACCCTGCGTGTCGTGGTCAGGGGGTGA
- a CDS encoding choice-of-anchor M domain-containing protein, which produces MSTMHVRSRILTGLALTAALLAGTATPAAATPIVLSSGHVDVIDVDYAGGALTVNLLDDSVERNPADVILRVPNAAKVTVPSRSEWSFLGTDNQAWVLPQSSSSELLWAGWNTEEVPSGVFQNNRVTFKLTNVTGPAGFSAYTVSGGTPTVLFDSGDGLPDSLNVNYNTHAHVNWGFDAAGTYDVTFEVTGVLAANGTTISSGANTWTFEVLP; this is translated from the coding sequence GTGAGCACCATGCACGTCCGTAGCCGAATTCTCACCGGCCTCGCCCTCACCGCCGCGCTGCTCGCCGGCACCGCCACTCCCGCTGCCGCAACGCCGATCGTGTTGTCCAGCGGCCACGTCGACGTCATCGACGTCGACTACGCCGGCGGCGCACTGACCGTCAACCTGCTCGACGACTCGGTGGAGCGCAACCCCGCCGATGTCATCCTGCGCGTCCCCAACGCCGCCAAGGTCACCGTGCCCAGCCGGAGTGAGTGGTCGTTCCTCGGCACCGACAATCAAGCGTGGGTGCTACCGCAGTCCAGCAGCTCCGAGCTGCTGTGGGCAGGCTGGAACACGGAAGAGGTGCCCAGTGGCGTGTTCCAGAACAACCGGGTCACCTTCAAGCTCACGAACGTCACCGGGCCGGCCGGCTTCAGTGCCTACACTGTTTCCGGCGGCACCCCAACGGTGCTCTTCGACAGCGGTGACGGGCTCCCCGACAGCCTGAATGTCAACTACAACACCCACGCCCACGTCAACTGGGGCTTCGACGCCGCCGGAACCTACGACGTCACCTTCGAGGTCACCGGCGTGCTCGCTGCCAACGGCACCACCATCAGCTCCGGTGCCAATACCTGGACCTTCGAAGTCCTTCCCTGA
- the prfH gene encoding peptide chain release factor H, translating to MNLHLLLSAGRGPQECAWALARLLSRLEADAVRNDVDVVRLDSVVGDRPGTYRSVLVRLTGTGVEAFAARWTGTLCWQAPSPYRTGHGRKNWYVAARQCEVDVPVTPFTEADVEVLAVRTGGPGGQHRNKASTAVRATHRPTGTVVVVDTERQLSLNRSIALRLLRQRITAGDEAARRALVAIRRRAHDEVVRGGPTRTERP from the coding sequence GTGAACCTGCACCTGCTGCTGTCAGCCGGCCGGGGTCCCCAGGAGTGTGCCTGGGCGCTGGCCCGGCTGCTGAGCCGGCTGGAGGCCGACGCCGTCCGCAACGACGTGGACGTGGTACGGCTGGACAGCGTCGTCGGCGACCGACCCGGCACCTATCGGTCGGTGTTGGTCCGACTGACCGGTACGGGTGTGGAGGCGTTCGCCGCCAGGTGGACCGGGACGTTGTGCTGGCAGGCCCCCAGCCCCTACCGCACCGGCCACGGCAGAAAGAACTGGTACGTCGCAGCCCGGCAGTGCGAGGTCGACGTCCCGGTCACCCCGTTCACCGAGGCGGACGTGGAGGTGCTTGCCGTACGTACGGGTGGGCCGGGCGGCCAGCACCGCAACAAGGCCAGCACCGCCGTACGGGCAACCCACCGCCCGACCGGCACCGTCGTCGTGGTCGACACCGAGCGACAGCTCAGCCTCAACCGCAGCATTGCCCTACGGCTGTTACGCCAACGGATCACGGCCGGTGACGAGGCGGCCCGGCGGGCGCTGGTGGCCATCCGAAGACGCGCCCACGACGAGGTGGTCCGGGGCGGTCCGACGCGGACCGAACGTCCCTGA
- a CDS encoding RNA ligase RtcB family protein: MSVPPFRQEPRPAPAPATVTVFTSPTSWVESDAVDQCRQVAALDGMVHVAGMPDLHPGKGAPIGAAMTSTLLYPHLVGSDIGCGIAVFPIVLKRVVPERLAARFPDLDRPLDPDRDADDPAWSVLDGEVPAGHLDGLGTVGRGNHFVELARVGDVLDPGHAARLQLTTGDMVLVVHSGSRGLGERILREHTELRGAGPAGDPAAYLARHDDAVRWGSLNRRLLAARAAIALGAEPTAPIVDQCHNLVEVRDGHYLHRKGAAPGDGRDVLVAGTRGTPSYLVAAHADAQANHSVAHGAGRKMSRADALRRSRAKHTVKELRRTPLGSLVVCGDRQLLFEEAPTAYKRIEQVIGDLVDHGLATPVATTVPLVTYKTPDVGVASRGDRRPGHRRRGQR, encoded by the coding sequence TTGTCCGTTCCACCGTTCCGGCAGGAGCCCCGGCCGGCACCCGCCCCTGCCACCGTTACCGTTTTCACGTCCCCGACCAGCTGGGTCGAGTCCGACGCCGTTGACCAGTGCCGCCAGGTGGCCGCCCTCGACGGCATGGTTCATGTCGCCGGCATGCCGGACCTGCATCCCGGCAAAGGCGCCCCGATCGGCGCCGCGATGACCTCAACCCTGCTCTACCCCCACCTCGTCGGCTCGGACATCGGCTGCGGCATCGCCGTCTTCCCGATCGTGCTGAAACGGGTCGTGCCGGAGCGGCTCGCCGCCCGCTTCCCTGACCTGGACCGCCCGCTCGACCCGGACCGAGACGCCGACGACCCGGCCTGGTCCGTGTTGGACGGTGAGGTCCCCGCAGGTCACCTCGACGGTCTCGGTACCGTCGGGCGCGGCAACCACTTCGTCGAGCTGGCCCGCGTCGGCGATGTCCTCGACCCAGGCCACGCCGCGCGGCTCCAGCTCACCACCGGCGACATGGTCCTCGTCGTACACAGTGGGTCGCGCGGCCTGGGCGAGCGGATTCTGCGTGAGCACACCGAGCTGCGGGGCGCCGGGCCCGCCGGGGACCCGGCCGCGTACCTGGCGCGGCATGACGACGCGGTGCGCTGGGGTTCACTCAACCGGCGGCTGTTGGCCGCCCGGGCCGCGATCGCGCTGGGTGCCGAGCCGACGGCGCCGATCGTGGACCAGTGCCACAACCTGGTCGAGGTACGCGACGGGCACTACCTGCATCGTAAGGGCGCGGCGCCGGGCGACGGCCGAGACGTGCTCGTCGCCGGCACCCGCGGCACCCCGTCGTACCTGGTGGCCGCGCACGCGGACGCGCAGGCCAACCATTCGGTGGCGCACGGAGCGGGCCGCAAGATGTCCCGGGCAGACGCACTACGCCGGAGCCGGGCCAAGCACACCGTCAAGGAACTGCGCCGTACTCCGCTCGGTTCGCTGGTGGTCTGTGGCGACCGGCAACTGCTGTTCGAGGAGGCGCCGACCGCGTACAAACGGATCGAGCAGGTGATCGGCGACCTGGTAGACCACGGGCTCGCCACCCCGGTGGCGACCACCGTCCCACTGGTCACCTACAAGACCCCGGACGTGGGGGTCGCTTCCCGCGGTGACCGACGACCCGGGCACCGACGGCGGGGGCAGAGGTGA